TCACATTTGGTAGTATCTTTAAATGCAATCAGTTTTCTAAAAGTTGTCAATTGGTATATCTAATCTGTGTTGTGCATAGTTTGCTCCATCAGCAGTGAAAAAACATGGAAGCACCGTTTAAGGGAATAATTGAAGATTTCAAGGGAAGATTTCAGTGCTATAAACAAGATTGGATTTGTGATATCTGTTCTGGTCCTAGGTAACTCTTCTCTTTTTTGGGAACACATTGCAAACTtgaggttttctttttctttactatAATGTCATGtatatcaacaaaattttgattcatACTTCTTTGTCAGCACATGGGCTCCAACTTTCTACATATTCTTTGCCTCTGCCCTCCCTGTTATTGTTTTTGGACAGCAACTTCATAGGGATACGGGTAAAACAATCTCTTTCTATGAACACTCAAATCTTTGAGCAAATAGATATTGTCATTTGGTGGATACCATATCATGGTTGATTCTTCTATTACTGAGCTTCCAGATGGTCTTTTTTAACAGATGGAAGTATGGGCATATTGGAAACAATGACATCTACTGCTATTTGTGGAATTATCCACTCAATATTTGGTGGCCAACCTTTGTTAATTTTAGGTGTTGCTGAACCCACTGTCATAATGTACACTTACTTGTACACTATTTGCGAAAGAACCCCTGCACTGGGTAGAGAGCTCTTTCTGGCTGCGCTTAGTTGGTACGGCATTTTACATTATGATTCTGTTTCTGCATTTTCTCATTTCCTGAATCATTCTGCATTACTGATTTGTCTAACTTCAATGCTCACCTGTGCTGCAGGGTTTGTGTTTGGACGGGATTCTTCCTGGTGGTGCTTGCAATTTTTAATGCTTGCTCAATTATctcaaggtttacaagaattgcTGGGGAGTTATTTGCCATGCTCATAACTGTTCTTTTCTTTCAAGAGGCTGTAAAGGTGTTGCTTTCTCTTCCTAGCAAAACAGATTGTAAATTTGGTGCTGCAGAACTCAACATGACTGGTATTTAAACCTTGAATTGAACCACAGGGATTGATAGGAGAGTTCAACGTGGTCAATAAAGGAAATTCTTCTGCAGAGGAATTTCAATTCCGCTGGTTGTATACAAATGGATTACTTGCAATCATTTTCAGTATTGGATTACTTTTCACTGCCCTAATAAGCAGAAGAGCAAGAGCGTGGAAATATGGAACAGGTAAATGATGCATGATATCTTGCAAGATAAAGCTTGATTTACCCTGTCAATTCTTTGTTTCTTATTCTGGCATCCAGCGCAGGGTGGCTACGAGGATTTATAGCAGATTATGGGATTCCACTGATGGTAGTGTTATGGACTGCACTATCTTATGCTGTACCAAGAAAAGTTCCAGATGGCATTCCTAGAAGGCTTTTTTCTCCTCTACCGTGGGAACCTGAATCACTCTATCACTGGACAGTAGTGAAGGTAGTTACCCTTAGACATTGAGTACAACTTTTCCCATCCAAAGTGATCATTTGAATAACTGTCATGTTGAGAGTTCATCATTGTGAACAGAAATCAGTGATGATTTGAATATAGGCATATCTAAACATCCATCTAACAGTTACTGCAAAATGCAGGATATGTGGAAGGTACCCCCAGCTTTTGTATTTGGGGCAAGTATTCCAGCTCTGATGATAGCAGGCTTATACTTTTTTGATCACAGTGTAGCTGCGCAGATGACacaacagaaaaaatttaaccttCAAAAACCATCAGCCTACCACTATGATGTTTTCCTGCTTGGAATAATGGTTTGTTAATCTGTCTCTGAAACCCTTCTTAAAACATGGCTCTGTGCTATTCCATGTTGATAAAGTTGCTGACACCTTCATTGTTGTCAGACTCTGATTTGTGGGCTCCTTGGTCTTCCTCCTTCAAATGGAGTCCTTCCACAGTCCCCCATGCATACAAAGAGTTTAGCAGTTCTTAAGAAAAAGGTAAGGATCATCTATTGCGTCAGAACTCCTggttcttaaaatataataataaatttatgtagCAATGTTTGGAAAAGAACTTATGTGAACAATACATGTATCTTGATatttaacaaagaaaattttaatatgtagtaaCGCCTAATTGAAATTCAATTTACTGCAACCTAAAAgtgcatgaaaaaaaaaagtagaagataataattattaaaatgaaaccAATATACACTCAGTGTGAATATTTGACTATGTGTTAAGTTAGCCTGGGTAAATCTTTGATTCTGGCAAATAATACAACGTTGGCCTATGATTATTCACGTTcctattgtatttttaaaatttttaaaatattatttgaataataatatattgtaaaattttatatttcttttatctttcattaaatttttgtttcaaCTATTATACcaataatagattttattttcaattatattacaAGTCAAGTCAAGATTTGACTCTCCACATACAGGactagaataaaaattaaaggggttaaatatgtttttcgtcccttaagtatcacacgattttggttttagtccctactcgaaactttgatggtttttagtcctcgtagtTTTAAAACTATTAGTATTAATCCTTAAAAATGAACGGCGTtaagttttagtagatgtggcaaacggcgatgtCTAGCTGCGCTCtgcactctctgccacgttgctgGGCAATAAGAATCTGACACTCACGTGGCCATTCTTGTTCTTCCTCCCTCACCTGACGACGGCGAAGATCTAGGTTTTCGCTACACCGCTCCCCCGCCTCTATCTCTCTCCAGGAACACTGTCGAAAGTTCAGAAATTTTTTGTCTATCACAGACTATCTCTTCATCGCCAATTGTAAAAGTAACATTTTGAGAAATGCAGTTCTCATTAACAGCTGGCTGACCTTGACCAAAGATTCTCTAAAGTACATAAAAGCAAACAAAATCCCATCCCAACCCcaccaaaaaacaaaaacacctAATTAAATTGGCAGAAAGGGAAAGCTTCAATTGAAATAAAGGACCCGTTCAGAGAGAAAAACTCACATTGAGGCAGAGGAAGGGTACGATGACAACTTGGGAAGTTTCCCTCTTTCAATTTGAAGCCAAGACTGAGGATTCAAAGCATTTGGATGCGTCTCTTTACAGGATTCTACAAGGAAGAAACTCCTCATGGGGCATAAGAGACGAAACTTTTTTTTGTGCCTTTGCTTTTTGGTGATAGGGAAAGTATCTCACTTTCCTTCTCCTGGAGACAGACCATACTACAaattaaccttttcttttaaattggAGATTGAAAGTTGAAACTAACTGTTACACCAGACGTGATTTTCTTTCAAATGATAATAACTATATCTTTGGAGAGAGCTAGAGCCAGGGGAGCACTGCAGCGAAAAGCTAGATCTTCGTCTTCGTCGTCAGGTGAGGGAGGAAGAACGAGAATGGCCACGTGAGTGTCAGATTCTTATTGGCcagcaacgtggcagagagtgcaGAGCGCAGCTGGacatcgccgtttgccacatctactaaaacttaACGCCGTTCATTTTTAAGGATTAAtactaatagtttcaaaactacgaggactaaaaaccatcaaagtttcgaatagggactaaaaccaaaatcgtgtgatacttaagggacgaaaaacatatttaacccaaaattAAAGTATCACATCTATTTAgggatttttttaaaaaaaaactgggtTTGTTTTGGGAAATGACATGTCCAAAGAGTGGTAAGAATGTTTTGAAATTGGTGCAGGTTAAAGAATTGGAGAGTTCAAAGGAATCTAGGAACAATGGTGGTGCGGAAGAAAGTTTTGATGAGAAACAGAGATATGAATATCTACCAGTCGAGGTTCATGAGCAAAGAGTGACGAACCTTTTGCAGTCTGTCCTGGTTGGTGTCTCAATCCTAGCCATGCCTGTAATCAGAGAGATACCAACCTCAGTTCTATGGGGATATTTTGCTTACATGGCAATTGATAGTCTCCCAGGAAATCAGTTCTGGGAAAGGATATTGCTCCTCTTCATCACCCCAGGCCGCCGTCACAAGTAAGTACATGAACTTCTGTAAACTATTTTCTCTGCttaatgttttgaatttgaGAGATTAATGATCATGGCTATCAAAGTTTTCTTTGTGATGATAATA
This Vigna angularis cultivar LongXiaoDou No.4 chromosome 4, ASM1680809v1, whole genome shotgun sequence DNA region includes the following protein-coding sequences:
- the LOC108330823 gene encoding probable boron transporter 7, giving the protein MEAPFKGIIEDFKGRFQCYKQDWICDICSGPSTWAPTFYIFFASALPVIVFGQQLHRDTDGSMGILETMTSTAICGIIHSIFGGQPLLILGVAEPTVIMYTYLYTICERTPALGRELFLAALSWVCVWTGFFLVVLAIFNACSIISRFTRIAGELFAMLITVLFFQEAVKGLIGEFNVVNKGNSSAEEFQFRWLYTNGLLAIIFSIGLLFTALISRRARAWKYGTGWLRGFIADYGIPLMVVLWTALSYAVPRKVPDGIPRRLFSPLPWEPESLYHWTVVKDMWKVPPAFVFGASIPALMIAGLYFFDHSVAAQMTQQKKFNLQKPSAYHYDVFLLGIMTLICGLLGLPPSNGVLPQSPMHTKSLAVLKKKVKELESSKESRNNGGAEESFDEKQRYEYLPVEVHEQRVTNLLQSVLVGVSILAMPVIREIPTSVLWGYFAYMAIDSLPGNQFWERILLLFITPGRRHKIFEGFHASFLEKVPFKTIVTFTLIQLGYFLICYGVTWIPFVGILFPVPFFLLIFIRERLLPKIFKPNHLEELDASGYEEIAGVPPAMDMESDTDTGGSEEDFCYAEILDEMTTNRGELKLITTSRNHSFSDDRQVHVCPREDAV